One stretch of Ktedonobacterales bacterium DNA includes these proteins:
- a CDS encoding ERG2 family protein yields the protein MTSYVFDPQVIHEMSRKHLGRPLEQMFASITAELSECYPGMIDDSKPWIFNNAGGVMLQMKLLHASTKEYVMIWGTPIGSEGHTGRHLVEFYDTVLDGEAWYYQEGQFQRDVYTPGDHIFIGKGQSAGMHYPDHVWMIEYARGALPSLLPFGLADGLISTMDFKTVAQTVVIYFSLLMQQLPKSQKIALGALAGATLLWGLRGTGGRRKKRAQG from the coding sequence ATGACCAGCTATGTATTTGACCCCCAGGTTATCCACGAGATGAGCCGTAAACATCTTGGGCGGCCTCTTGAGCAGATGTTTGCCAGCATTACTGCGGAACTGTCGGAGTGCTACCCTGGCATGATAGATGATTCCAAGCCCTGGATTTTCAACAACGCTGGAGGGGTGATGCTCCAGATGAAGCTGCTGCATGCCTCAACCAAAGAGTACGTGATGATCTGGGGGACGCCCATCGGTAGCGAAGGGCATACCGGGCGTCATCTGGTCGAGTTTTACGATACAGTGCTTGATGGGGAAGCCTGGTACTATCAAGAGGGGCAGTTTCAGCGCGATGTCTATACACCTGGGGACCATATCTTTATAGGCAAGGGGCAGAGCGCCGGTATGCACTATCCCGATCATGTGTGGATGATAGAGTATGCGCGCGGCGCGCTGCCATCGCTGCTGCCCTTTGGCCTGGCCGATGGTTTGATTAGCACGATGGATTTCAAGACGGTGGCACAGACGGTGGTGATCTACTTCTCGCTTCTCATGCAGCAGCTTCCAAAAAGCCAGAAGATAGCCCTGGGCGCGCTGGCCGGAGCAACGCTGCTGTGGGGGCTGAGGGGAACAGGAGGCCGCCGCAAGAAGAGAGCGCAAGGGTGA
- a CDS encoding SGNH/GDSL hydrolase family protein, whose product MEQEKPLRVVFQGDSVTDCGRSRRDDTDLGSGYVMMAASYFAARYPEKQTEFFNRGISGDRVRDLRARWEKDCLSLHPDWVSILIGINDTWRRYDQNDPTPVGAFVAAYREILEATTAQDARIIICEPFLLPVSRDQMTWREDIDLKIVAIRQLAQEYRARFIPLDGLFAQVATQRKPDFWTPDGVHPSPAGHALIARAWLKMFTAII is encoded by the coding sequence ATGGAACAGGAAAAACCACTGCGGGTGGTATTTCAAGGCGACAGCGTTACAGACTGTGGGCGCAGCCGCCGTGATGATACGGACCTGGGCAGCGGGTACGTGATGATGGCCGCCTCCTATTTTGCTGCCCGGTATCCTGAAAAGCAGACTGAGTTCTTCAATCGTGGGATCAGTGGTGATCGGGTTCGTGACCTGCGCGCCCGTTGGGAGAAAGATTGTCTGTCGCTGCATCCAGATTGGGTGTCCATTCTGATCGGGATCAACGATACCTGGCGCCGCTATGACCAGAACGATCCTACCCCGGTGGGTGCTTTTGTGGCTGCGTATCGGGAGATTCTGGAAGCCACGACTGCCCAGGACGCACGAATCATCATCTGTGAGCCGTTTCTTTTGCCAGTATCCAGGGACCAGATGACCTGGCGCGAGGATATTGACCTGAAAATTGTGGCAATACGCCAACTTGCCCAGGAGTACCGGGCGCGGTTCATCCCATTAGACGGTTTATTCGCGCAGGTGGCGACGCAGCGCAAGCCGGACTTCTGGACCCCTGATGGTGTTCATCCATCACCTGCGGGGCATGCTTTGATTGCGCGCGCGTGGCTCAAGATGTTCACCGCAATCATCTGA
- a CDS encoding NAD(P)-dependent oxidoreductase, with amino-acid sequence MNILLTGAFGNLGMSTLEELLQQGHQVRCFVSRRKAHQRTARRFAGKIELIQGDMRQPADLTQVVQNQEAIIHLAYMLPPQSEDQPDLARAINVDGTRSLLDAARSLSRPPRFLFASSFDVFGHTQDQAPPRKVTDPVQASDHYSSHKIACEEMVKTSGLQWAIFRFADIPPLGLRSPHPIMFSIPLATRFEVIHTRDAGLAVANAMRSDEVWGRILLIGGGPTCQIRYRDYLGRMLDMMGIGMLPERAFGTEQYCTDWLDTEESQHLLNYQRSSFEDIMQELTRIVGYKRQLAALVRPLARWYILRMSPFYRA; translated from the coding sequence ATGAACATTTTGCTCACCGGCGCGTTCGGCAACCTCGGCATGAGTACCCTGGAAGAACTATTACAGCAGGGGCATCAGGTGCGCTGCTTTGTATCCAGGCGCAAAGCCCATCAGCGCACTGCCAGACGCTTTGCAGGCAAAATCGAACTCATTCAAGGCGATATGCGCCAACCGGCAGACCTCACACAAGTTGTACAGAATCAAGAGGCCATCATTCACCTGGCCTATATGCTGCCACCGCAGAGCGAAGATCAGCCCGATCTGGCTCGCGCGATCAACGTAGACGGGACGCGGAGCCTGCTTGATGCCGCCCGCAGTTTATCCAGGCCGCCCAGGTTTTTGTTCGCTTCCAGCTTCGATGTCTTCGGCCATACCCAGGACCAAGCGCCGCCCCGTAAAGTGACTGATCCGGTTCAAGCCAGCGACCACTACTCCTCCCATAAAATCGCTTGTGAAGAGATGGTCAAAACCTCCGGGTTGCAATGGGCGATTTTCCGTTTCGCAGATATTCCTCCATTGGGCCTGCGCAGCCCACATCCCATCATGTTCAGCATCCCACTCGCCACACGTTTCGAGGTCATACATACCCGCGATGCGGGGCTGGCGGTTGCCAATGCGATGCGCTCCGACGAGGTTTGGGGCAGAATACTGCTCATCGGCGGCGGCCCCACCTGCCAGATTCGCTACCGGGACTACCTGGGGCGCATGCTGGATATGATGGGCATTGGTATGCTGCCGGAGCGCGCCTTCGGGACTGAGCAATATTGTACCGACTGGCTGGATACCGAGGAAAGCCAGCATCTGCTCAACTATCAGCGCTCCTCTTTTGAGGACATCATGCAAGAACTGACGCGCATCGTCGGCTACAAACGGCAGCTTGCAGCACTGGTGCGCCCGCTTGCGCGCTGGTATATCCTGCGTATGTCACCTTTTTACCGCGCCTGA
- the cas2 gene encoding CRISPR-associated endonuclease Cas2, which produces MKSQETTLYVVAYDISDDRRRTQIHKLLCGYGDWTQYSLFECWLTRQHLIELRAKLKKVLRSGGSLRFYPLCKSCVARVETVGSPHPAEPLTIILQVSSVARFTGTPLFISEHPNPVSASR; this is translated from the coding sequence ATGAAATCCCAGGAAACGACGTTGTACGTGGTCGCCTATGACATCTCGGATGATCGAAGGCGGACTCAGATACACAAACTGCTCTGTGGCTATGGCGACTGGACGCAGTATTCGCTCTTCGAGTGCTGGCTTACCAGGCAGCACTTGATTGAGTTGCGCGCCAAACTCAAGAAAGTTCTGAGGTCAGGAGGCAGCCTGCGTTTTTACCCGCTCTGCAAAAGCTGTGTGGCGCGCGTTGAAACCGTGGGAAGCCCGCACCCGGCAGAACCACTTACCATCATTCTGCAGGTTTCCTCAGTTGCAAGGTTTACTGGAACCCCTCTGTTCATATCAGAGCATCCGAATCCGGTATCTGCGAGCAGGTGA
- a CDS encoding MazG nucleotide pyrophosphohydrolase domain-containing protein, translating to MAQLSEKPTLSDLQHYVAEVCKERGWTKDTPAEKFVLFIEEVGELAKALRKTAGLYAEPAKPGKMSLEEEFADVLSYLLDLANCYHVDLEAAFRAKEQHNQSRIWE from the coding sequence ATGGCTCAATTGTCAGAGAAGCCTACTCTGAGCGATCTCCAGCACTACGTTGCTGAGGTTTGCAAGGAGCGAGGCTGGACGAAAGATACTCCTGCTGAAAAGTTTGTCCTTTTTATCGAAGAGGTTGGCGAACTTGCCAAGGCGCTGCGCAAGACGGCTGGGTTGTATGCAGAGCCTGCAAAACCTGGGAAGATGTCGTTGGAAGAAGAATTTGCTGACGTGCTCAGCTATCTGCTAGATCTGGCAAACTGCTATCACGTTGACCTCGAAGCAGCGTTCCGCGCCAAAGAACAACACAATCAGTCCAGAATCTGGGAATGA
- a CDS encoding glycine C-acetyltransferase has product MSLDHLKQRLAQELATLKQDGRYYRPEPLSGSQGPRITIQGQSYINLASNNYLGFAQDRQVIEAARNALDQYGFGLGGGRLLYAMKVHQELEERLAAFKHREAALVCQTGYDTNLTALWTLTGEGDVIISDSANHASIVDSIRLSRAERRIYPHNDLDALEAHLRASQGARAVFIVTDGVFSMDGDLAPLPELVNLAERYRALVYVDDAHGDGVLGKTGSGIAEHFGVQGRVAIEMGTLSKALGGVGGFIAADRELIDYLFQRSRPFMFSTGHLPPMVAAGLLAALDLLAAQPQRLDRLWENTRFFRSGLQQLGFDTGASVTPIVPIMLGDEGSATAMSREIRAVGVYAQGFTYPVVPQGKARIRCIVSAAHTQEDLATALDLFRTVGKKLRLI; this is encoded by the coding sequence ATGAGTCTGGATCATCTGAAGCAGCGCCTGGCGCAAGAACTCGCCACGTTGAAACAGGATGGACGCTATTACCGCCCTGAACCGCTGTCAGGGTCTCAGGGTCCACGCATCACCATTCAAGGCCAGTCCTACATCAATCTGGCTTCCAATAACTACCTGGGGTTTGCGCAGGATCGGCAGGTGATAGAAGCCGCTCGGAATGCTCTCGATCAATATGGCTTTGGGCTTGGCGGAGGGCGCCTGCTCTATGCGATGAAGGTTCATCAGGAGCTTGAAGAGCGTCTGGCGGCGTTTAAGCACCGCGAGGCCGCGCTGGTCTGCCAGACTGGCTATGATACCAACCTCACCGCGCTCTGGACGCTGACCGGGGAAGGGGATGTGATTATCAGCGATAGCGCGAACCACGCGAGCATTGTAGATAGCATTCGCCTCTCGCGCGCTGAGCGCCGCATTTATCCACACAACGATCTGGACGCGCTGGAAGCCCATTTGCGTGCCAGTCAGGGCGCGCGGGCCGTCTTCATCGTGACTGATGGGGTTTTCAGTATGGATGGCGATCTGGCTCCACTTCCCGAACTGGTGAATCTGGCTGAGCGTTACCGGGCGCTTGTCTATGTAGATGACGCCCACGGGGATGGCGTCCTGGGGAAGACCGGCTCCGGCATTGCCGAACACTTTGGAGTGCAGGGGCGGGTTGCTATTGAAATGGGTACGCTTTCCAAGGCGCTTGGAGGCGTTGGCGGTTTCATCGCGGCAGACCGGGAATTGATTGATTACCTCTTTCAGCGAAGCCGCCCCTTCATGTTCAGTACAGGCCACCTGCCGCCTATGGTTGCCGCCGGATTGCTTGCCGCCCTGGACCTGCTCGCGGCACAGCCCCAACGCCTGGACCGGCTTTGGGAAAATACCCGCTTCTTCCGCAGCGGCCTCCAGCAGTTGGGATTTGATACCGGCGCCAGTGTGACGCCTATTGTTCCCATCATGCTGGGAGATGAGGGGAGCGCCACCGCGATGAGCCGGGAGATTCGCGCCGTGGGTGTGTATGCTCAAGGGTTCACCTATCCGGTGGTGCCGCAGGGCAAAGCTCGCATCCGCTGTATTGTCTCAGCGGCGCATACCCAGGAGGATTTAGCCACGGCGCTTGATCTCTTCAGGACGGTTGGGAAAAAGCTGCGGCTCATTTGA
- a CDS encoding YCF48-related protein: MALDELPFPPETVDEQIDQLTQALPASLPGEAHTPERRVIAALQDMYTPEQQADAESLASVRKRLLKRGAAFLSVNQRAIPAVERRSRNDWRHRMNRFFSASEGHSRQRAGTIAATMLLAVLLGSLVAGLVLVRRPTTTSHGFAATATPTATTSAAPTPTSPIESVNLLFDTFQMIDATTGWALSLPFDGNFSASKVLRTTDGGLHWNDVTPGFPAAQAHLSGSSSRPLSSGGNTVLTHFLTDSTAWVLSLPQTLFGTTDGGQTWQKAHAPAVVLEYSFINAMDGWVLGKDGGIYRTLNGGQTWTKLQTMSFSGQNKSGLLPYNDVLTGLVFLNAQDGWVTGLEIQTIVPWVYVTHDGGKTWRRQSLALPRGTIDLPLLVSPPTFVNAQDGFLWANINVIPQFSQERAGTPQSGGGGLELYLTHDGGANWQDRSMLPGGSATISFSDASHGWAAASGGSQADTLWVTSNGGQRWNQIRINQRFSTLQQLDFVSETTGWAINWVNTDQPQQLYRTNDGGHTWTEIRYSIVPKAH, encoded by the coding sequence ATGGCGCTCGACGAACTCCCATTCCCTCCTGAAACAGTGGATGAACAAATTGACCAACTGACTCAGGCGCTCCCTGCCAGCCTGCCAGGCGAAGCGCATACGCCAGAGCGGCGGGTGATTGCTGCGCTCCAGGATATGTATACACCTGAGCAACAGGCTGATGCCGAGTCATTGGCCTCTGTTAGAAAGCGCCTGTTGAAGAGAGGCGCTGCTTTCCTGTCTGTCAATCAGAGGGCGATCCCGGCTGTGGAAAGGCGCTCACGCAACGATTGGCGACACCGTATGAATCGCTTTTTCTCCGCCTCTGAGGGTCATTCGCGCCAACGGGCAGGAACCATTGCTGCCACGATGCTGCTCGCGGTACTGTTGGGTAGTCTGGTTGCCGGATTAGTCCTGGTTCGGCGTCCTACAACAACGAGTCACGGCTTTGCTGCTACTGCTACTCCTACTGCCACCACAAGCGCCGCGCCTACCCCGACATCGCCTATTGAGTCAGTGAACCTGTTGTTCGATACGTTCCAGATGATTGATGCTACCACCGGCTGGGCGCTGTCTCTACCATTTGATGGAAATTTCTCCGCGTCTAAAGTGCTGCGTACTACCGATGGTGGTCTCCATTGGAACGACGTGACTCCCGGCTTTCCGGCGGCCCAGGCTCACCTGAGCGGTTCGTCTTCCCGTCCGCTCTCTAGCGGAGGAAATACGGTCCTTACGCATTTCCTAACCGATTCTACAGCATGGGTGTTGAGCCTGCCACAGACGCTCTTCGGGACAACGGATGGCGGCCAGACCTGGCAAAAGGCGCATGCCCCGGCAGTGGTGTTGGAGTACAGCTTTATCAATGCGATGGATGGATGGGTGCTTGGGAAGGACGGCGGCATCTATCGGACTCTCAATGGCGGTCAGACCTGGACAAAGTTGCAGACTATGAGTTTCTCCGGCCAGAACAAATCGGGCCTTTTGCCATACAATGACGTTCTCACAGGATTGGTCTTCCTCAACGCGCAAGATGGCTGGGTAACAGGGCTTGAAATACAGACGATTGTTCCCTGGGTCTATGTGACGCATGATGGCGGCAAGACCTGGCGGCGCCAATCGCTCGCTCTGCCGCGCGGAACGATTGATCTGCCGCTGCTGGTGTCTCCCCCAACGTTTGTGAACGCCCAGGATGGGTTTCTGTGGGCCAATATAAACGTTATCCCCCAGTTCTCGCAGGAACGGGCAGGAACGCCTCAGAGCGGGGGTGGTGGGCTGGAATTATATCTCACCCATGATGGCGGGGCTAACTGGCAGGATAGGTCTATGCTTCCTGGCGGCAGTGCGACCATCTCCTTCAGCGATGCCAGTCATGGGTGGGCGGCTGCATCCGGGGGGAGCCAGGCTGATACGCTCTGGGTCACAAGCAATGGCGGGCAACGCTGGAACCAGATTCGTATCAATCAGCGTTTTTCCACCCTTCAACAACTCGATTTTGTTTCGGAGACAACAGGTTGGGCTATCAACTGGGTGAACACCGATCAGCCTCAACAACTCTACAGAACGAATGACGGCGGTCATACGTGGACTGAGATCAGGTATAGCATTGTGCCGAAAGCTCATTAG
- a CDS encoding sialidase family protein: MADQHPYSPGTVVLALGTKRGLFLATSADRVKWDVHPTSLEGHRIFHAILDQRAGRRLFAADNGDFFGNFIRYSDDWGQTWQEPKQGIQFPQEGDLALKNIWVIEPGRANEPHTVYAGVDPASLWVSRDRGETWEPNNALLTHPTRARWEPGAGGLCLHTIIADPSKPSRMWVGISAVGCLRSDDGGQNWVFANKNTRADFLPDRYPEFGQCIHRLVQHPTRPDILYQQNHCGVYKSTNGGEDWIDIQQNLPSDFGFPIALDTHHPETVFVIVEDGRGRYNFGNQFTVYRTTNSGEHWEPLSKGLPTGSQVKLGVLRHGMCTDSLNPCGVYVGTNTGQLFASPNGGDTWELLADFLPPIYSVTAAVLE, from the coding sequence ATGGCCGATCAACATCCGTATTCACCGGGAACCGTTGTTCTGGCGCTTGGCACCAAGCGCGGTCTCTTTCTCGCCACCTCTGCTGACAGAGTGAAGTGGGACGTTCACCCTACCTCCCTGGAAGGGCACCGAATCTTCCACGCCATCCTTGATCAGCGCGCTGGCCGTCGGTTGTTCGCTGCCGATAATGGCGATTTCTTTGGCAACTTTATCCGCTACAGCGATGATTGGGGGCAAACCTGGCAGGAGCCAAAGCAGGGGATTCAATTTCCCCAGGAAGGTGATCTTGCTCTGAAGAATATCTGGGTGATCGAACCAGGCAGAGCCAACGAGCCTCACACCGTCTATGCTGGTGTCGATCCTGCGAGCCTGTGGGTGAGCAGGGATCGAGGCGAGACCTGGGAACCCAACAACGCTCTGCTGACCCATCCGACACGGGCGCGCTGGGAACCCGGTGCTGGCGGGCTTTGCTTACACACCATCATTGCCGATCCTTCCAAACCTTCACGTATGTGGGTAGGTATCTCAGCAGTGGGATGTCTGCGAAGCGATGATGGCGGCCAGAACTGGGTTTTTGCCAACAAGAATACCCGCGCCGATTTTTTGCCTGATCGCTATCCTGAATTCGGCCAGTGCATCCATCGGCTGGTCCAGCACCCCACCAGGCCCGATATTCTCTACCAGCAGAACCATTGCGGCGTCTACAAAAGTACGAATGGGGGCGAAGATTGGATCGACATCCAGCAGAATCTCCCCTCGGATTTTGGCTTCCCTATCGCCCTGGATACCCACCATCCTGAGACAGTCTTTGTCATTGTCGAGGATGGTCGTGGACGCTATAACTTTGGCAACCAGTTTACCGTCTATCGCACCACGAACAGCGGGGAACACTGGGAGCCACTGTCGAAGGGCTTACCGACAGGGAGCCAGGTCAAGCTGGGCGTGTTACGGCATGGGATGTGTACCGACAGTCTCAACCCTTGCGGGGTCTATGTAGGCACCAACACCGGCCAGCTTTTTGCCAGCCCCAACGGCGGAGACACCTGGGAGCTTCTTGCCGACTTCCTGCCGCCTATTTACTCGGTGACTGCGGCTGTTCTGGAGTGA
- a CDS encoding MoaD/ThiS family protein — MPSVTVFLPGALRVKVGDQPVLTVNGSTVREVIDSLEQTYPGLRFQLCYESGELRPFVNIFLHRENIRYLQGLDTPVAPGGQLFIFPSVAGG, encoded by the coding sequence ATGCCGTCTGTTACGGTTTTCCTGCCCGGCGCGCTGCGCGTGAAAGTTGGAGATCAGCCGGTTCTCACGGTCAACGGCAGCACAGTACGTGAAGTCATTGACTCCCTGGAGCAAACCTATCCTGGTCTGCGCTTCCAACTGTGTTACGAGTCAGGCGAACTTCGTCCTTTTGTGAATATCTTCCTGCACCGCGAAAACATCCGATACTTGCAGGGGCTGGATACTCCTGTTGCTCCTGGAGGGCAGCTATTTATCTTCCCGTCGGTTGCGGGCGGGTAA
- a CDS encoding universal stress protein — MFHRILVPLDGSAPAERALLVAARLARSLNGALILVRVVQPSFQSATFLSPALEMETQILPENLDRATAYLAGVTQRPELAGIKCETVVLVGYPAEMILNVVQSGQADVIVLCSHGRTGLLRWVLGSAAQRIVHQAPVPVLVLHQQGPAPTTDDQRPLRALVPLDGSWLAEAALGSAATLVSLLAPQGQRIVHLVRVVKSPPVESEAAPKPSPEARAREAALLEAQDYLSRTAEYLQRGPLAQLQVETTWSALVDQDVAGALVNLAQRVPTATSTEDMGSFDLIAMATHGRGGLHRWVMGSVTERVLSATKLPLLVIRPQEVIVTNRLNAEPSIREMVLT; from the coding sequence ATGTTTCACCGGATTCTCGTGCCGCTTGATGGCTCGGCGCCGGCTGAGCGTGCGCTGCTTGTGGCTGCGCGTCTGGCTCGCTCCCTGAATGGCGCCCTGATCCTGGTGCGGGTAGTACAGCCGTCTTTTCAGTCGGCAACCTTTCTGTCGCCCGCGTTGGAGATGGAAACACAGATCCTCCCAGAAAACCTGGATAGGGCAACCGCCTATCTCGCCGGAGTAACCCAACGACCTGAGTTGGCAGGGATAAAGTGCGAAACAGTGGTACTCGTCGGGTATCCGGCAGAGATGATCTTGAATGTTGTTCAGTCCGGCCAGGCTGATGTCATTGTCCTCTGTAGTCATGGCCGGACGGGCCTGCTGCGTTGGGTGCTGGGGAGCGCAGCGCAGCGCATAGTCCATCAGGCTCCTGTACCTGTTCTGGTGTTACATCAGCAAGGGCCTGCGCCGACAACAGATGACCAGCGCCCGCTGCGCGCCCTTGTCCCCCTCGATGGCTCCTGGCTAGCCGAGGCAGCGTTAGGGTCGGCAGCAACACTGGTGAGTCTGCTGGCCCCCCAGGGGCAACGGATAGTGCATCTTGTGCGCGTGGTAAAGTCCCCACCAGTTGAATCTGAAGCGGCCCCGAAACCATCTCCTGAAGCTAGAGCCAGAGAAGCCGCCTTGCTTGAGGCACAAGACTATCTGAGCCGCACCGCAGAATACTTGCAGAGGGGACCGCTCGCTCAGCTTCAGGTCGAGACCACCTGGTCGGCTCTGGTTGATCAAGATGTCGCCGGAGCACTGGTCAATCTGGCGCAGCGCGTCCCAACAGCCACCAGCACAGAGGATATGGGCAGCTTTGATCTGATAGCTATGGCAACACATGGGCGTGGGGGCTTACATCGCTGGGTAATGGGCAGTGTCACCGAGCGTGTGCTGTCTGCCACCAAACTCCCACTGCTAGTCATACGTCCTCAAGAGGTCATCGTCACCAACCGACTCAATGCTGAACCCTCTATCAGAGAAATGGTTCTCACCTGA
- a CDS encoding sigma-70 family RNA polymerase sigma factor, with translation MQRPASPVQVEDPPIASLYDRYAVSIFAYVRGRLASREDAEDMLLEVFVAALEHEQLASVPEAERLAWLRRVAYYKLVDHYRYKKRWSRVALDDVADTLEEDEALAPEQVVLRQEEQSHVRAALQRLPRLQQEVLRLRFSVGLCAPEIAALLGKREGAVRMMLSRALRLLRTLYEEQEGGKPHGARRTPIPS, from the coding sequence ATGCAACGACCAGCAAGTCCTGTACAAGTGGAAGACCCACCCATCGCTTCCCTGTATGATCGCTATGCCGTCTCGATCTTTGCCTATGTGCGCGGACGCCTGGCATCACGAGAGGATGCCGAGGATATGCTGCTTGAGGTTTTTGTTGCGGCGCTGGAGCATGAGCAGCTTGCCTCGGTCCCTGAAGCAGAGCGGTTGGCCTGGCTGCGCCGGGTAGCCTATTACAAGCTTGTGGATCATTATCGGTACAAGAAACGCTGGTCCCGCGTTGCTCTGGATGATGTCGCCGACACGCTTGAAGAGGATGAAGCTCTGGCGCCAGAGCAGGTAGTGCTGCGCCAGGAAGAACAGAGCCATGTGCGCGCCGCTCTCCAACGGCTGCCCAGGCTTCAGCAAGAGGTGCTGCGGCTGCGCTTTTCCGTAGGATTGTGCGCGCCTGAGATCGCTGCGCTCCTGGGTAAGCGCGAGGGAGCGGTGCGAATGATGCTCTCGCGTGCGCTCAGGCTCTTACGAACCCTCTACGAAGAGCAGGAAGGAGGAAAGCCTCATGGCGCTCGACGAACTCCCATTCCCTCCTGA
- a CDS encoding Hsp20/alpha crystallin family protein gives MLDITRWDPLQEMMSLREAMNRLMEESVLLPSARLGSVTPETGKPSVRGTHLLGTPALDIEEKGDTFIVQASLPGVKPEDVHIEARGNQVTISGQVGQEQETERGNYLVRERRIGQFYRTFTLPSEVKTEGAEATYEHGILTLSLPKSEAARTHQIPLRSAGAAQRLESGQPQAPAQGQFQTPWQSQGQPHMPGQEQSQTPGQGQFQTQG, from the coding sequence ATGCTTGATATTACTCGATGGGATCCCTTGCAAGAGATGATGAGTCTGCGCGAGGCCATGAACCGTCTTATGGAGGAGAGCGTGCTGCTTCCCAGCGCCCGCCTGGGAAGCGTGACACCAGAAACAGGCAAGCCCTCCGTCCGTGGGACGCACCTGCTGGGGACGCCTGCGCTCGATATTGAGGAGAAGGGCGATACCTTTATCGTCCAGGCATCGCTGCCAGGCGTCAAGCCAGAAGACGTACATATCGAGGCGCGCGGCAATCAGGTGACGATCAGCGGGCAGGTGGGGCAAGAGCAGGAGACCGAGCGCGGGAACTATCTCGTGCGGGAGCGGAGGATCGGGCAGTTCTACCGCACGTTTACGCTGCCGAGCGAGGTCAAGACTGAGGGCGCGGAAGCCACCTATGAGCATGGCATCCTGACGCTGAGCCTGCCCAAGAGCGAGGCAGCGCGCACGCACCAGATTCCTCTGCGCTCGGCAGGGGCAGCACAGCGCCTGGAAAGCGGGCAGCCGCAGGCGCCCGCGCAAGGGCAGTTCCAGACGCCCTGGCAGAGCCAGGGGCAACCTCACATGCCAGGACAAGAGCAATCTCAGACGCCAGGGCAGGGGCAGTTCCAGACGCAGGGATGA